A portion of the Magnetococcales bacterium genome contains these proteins:
- a CDS encoding WbqC family protein, which produces MTTLAIMQPTYLPWAGYFGLMDQVDQFVLLDVVQYDRRSWQQRNRIKTADGPLWLTVPVLSKGLREQRIQDVVIDGERDFVVTHERSLRTAYGRTPFFATYSSGLFEILAKGHGKLADLTIELIQWLRDQLGMRTPLVRASSLETSGSKADLLAGICTTLGGSLYISPPGSREYLDATTAFSDRGIPVRYFAYEHPHYTQPFGEFIPYMSVVDMLFNHGPESLALIRQGYRE; this is translated from the coding sequence GTGACCACCCTGGCCATCATGCAGCCGACCTATCTGCCGTGGGCGGGGTATTTCGGGTTGATGGATCAGGTGGATCAGTTCGTCCTGCTGGATGTGGTCCAGTATGACCGCCGCTCCTGGCAACAGCGCAACCGCATCAAGACAGCCGACGGGCCTTTGTGGCTGACGGTGCCAGTCTTGAGCAAAGGGTTGCGGGAGCAACGCATTCAGGATGTGGTCATCGATGGCGAGCGGGATTTTGTCGTGACGCATGAACGCTCCCTGCGAACAGCCTATGGGAGAACGCCGTTCTTTGCGACCTACAGTTCCGGCCTGTTCGAGATTCTGGCCAAGGGGCATGGCAAACTGGCGGATTTGACCATTGAATTGATCCAGTGGCTGCGTGACCAGTTGGGTATGCGCACGCCGCTGGTGCGGGCCAGCTCCCTGGAGACCTCGGGGAGCAAGGCTGACCTGCTGGCGGGCATCTGCACCACGCTGGGCGGATCGCTCTACATCTCACCGCCTGGATCGCGGGAGTATCTGGACGCCACCACCGCTTTTTCGGATCGCGGCATTCCGGTGCGTTATTTTGCCTACGAGCATCCGCACTACACGCAACCCTTCGGGGAGTTTATCCCCTACATGTCGGTGGTGGACATGTTGTTCAACCATGGCCCGGAGAGTCTGGCGCTCATTCGCCAGGGATACAGGGAGTGA
- a CDS encoding acylneuraminate cytidylyltransferase family protein: MPERIAIIPARGGSKRLPDKNIRSFCGQPMIGYALQAAHASGLFSCIHVSTESDRIMAVVASLGHAVAFPRPVELADDHTPLMPVLKHVLEAWQERGRHFDQVCLLNPCSPLVEAADLRGAAALQDANPTLSVLGVTPFPVPIEWAYLLGEGGRLTPAQPGMFKVRSQDLGKKYHEAGSFTFFPARRILEIRGAGRDDDFLGYPMPRVKSVDIDDADDWAMAEALYLGRQLQAAGKHL; the protein is encoded by the coding sequence ATGCCCGAACGCATAGCCATCATACCGGCCCGGGGCGGGAGCAAGCGGTTGCCAGACAAAAATATCCGGTCTTTTTGTGGTCAGCCCATGATCGGTTACGCCTTGCAGGCTGCCCATGCCTCGGGCCTGTTCTCCTGCATCCATGTCTCCACCGAGAGTGACCGGATCATGGCGGTGGTTGCGTCCCTGGGGCATGCCGTGGCCTTTCCGCGCCCCGTGGAGCTGGCTGATGACCATACGCCCCTCATGCCGGTCCTCAAGCATGTCCTGGAGGCCTGGCAGGAGCGTGGCCGGCACTTTGACCAGGTTTGTCTGCTCAACCCCTGCTCCCCCCTGGTGGAGGCGGCGGATCTGCGGGGAGCAGCGGCGTTGCAGGATGCCAATCCGACCCTCTCCGTTCTGGGGGTGACTCCCTTCCCTGTCCCCATCGAGTGGGCCTACCTTTTGGGCGAGGGGGGGCGTTTGACCCCGGCGCAACCAGGCATGTTCAAGGTTCGGTCGCAGGATTTGGGCAAAAAATATCATGAGGCGGGGTCGTTCACCTTCTTTCCGGCACGGCGTATCCTGGAGATCCGGGGGGCCGGACGCGATGATGATTTTTTGGGCTACCCCATGCCCCGGGTCAAGTCGGTCGATATCGACGATGCCGACGATTGGGCCATGGCGGAAGCCCTTTATCTCGGACGCCAGCTCCAGGCGGCTGGAAAACATTTGTGA